One genomic window of Anaeromyxobacter diazotrophicus includes the following:
- a CDS encoding NmrA family NAD(P)-binding protein has translation MRKPRIVVTGATGKTGAIVVAELLRAGYPVRAVVHGEDARSARLQAQGAEIAVADMSDVERIADALQDVQRAYYCPPFDPYMIQGAAAFAVAARDARLEHLVGLTQWLASPSHPSLMTRQHWLVDRLFAMVPGITHTIVNPGIFADAYLEMTGVAAQLGIFPWIGGSSRNAPASNEDIARVAVAALTDPARHAGRRYRPTGPRLLGAEDMAQAIGRAVGRAVRVAPTPPWMFLKAARMNGLPIDLVSGLRYYIGDHGAGAFELGAPTTDVLEVTGRPAEDFETIARRYAALPQNRRTFRNWVRQVAQFLVTPLVPGFDLDRYDRELRRPFPSEPQLARDSEVWRREHVAVADGVPAGASREELHPAARLAAET, from the coding sequence ATGAGGAAGCCACGCATCGTCGTGACCGGCGCGACCGGGAAGACCGGCGCCATCGTCGTCGCCGAGCTGCTGAGGGCCGGTTACCCGGTCCGCGCGGTCGTGCACGGGGAGGATGCGCGCAGCGCGCGCCTGCAGGCGCAGGGAGCCGAGATCGCGGTGGCCGACATGAGCGACGTCGAGCGCATCGCCGACGCGCTGCAGGACGTCCAGCGCGCCTACTACTGTCCGCCCTTCGATCCCTACATGATCCAGGGCGCGGCCGCCTTCGCTGTCGCCGCCCGCGACGCGCGACTCGAACACCTCGTCGGCCTGACGCAGTGGCTGGCGAGCCCGTCGCACCCGTCCCTGATGACGCGCCAGCACTGGCTCGTGGACCGGCTGTTCGCGATGGTCCCGGGGATCACGCATACCATCGTCAACCCGGGGATCTTCGCCGACGCGTATCTCGAGATGACCGGAGTGGCCGCGCAGCTCGGCATCTTTCCCTGGATCGGCGGCAGCAGCCGCAACGCGCCGGCGTCCAACGAGGACATCGCGCGGGTCGCCGTGGCGGCGCTGACGGATCCCGCGCGGCACGCCGGGCGACGTTACCGCCCCACGGGACCACGGCTGCTCGGCGCGGAGGACATGGCCCAGGCGATTGGCCGCGCGGTCGGGCGAGCGGTCAGGGTCGCGCCGACGCCGCCGTGGATGTTCCTGAAGGCGGCGCGGATGAACGGCCTGCCGATCGATCTGGTCAGCGGCCTGCGCTACTACATCGGCGATCACGGGGCGGGAGCCTTCGAGCTCGGCGCCCCCACGACGGACGTGCTCGAGGTCACGGGTCGCCCGGCCGAGGACTTCGAGACGATCGCGCGCCGCTATGCCGCGCTGCCGCAGAACCGGCGGACCTTCCGCAACTGGGTGCGCCAGGTGGCGCAGTTCCTGGTCACTCCGCTCGTTCCCGGCTTCGACCTCGACCGCTACGACCGAGAGCTGCGCCGCCCCTTCCCTTCGGAGCCGCAGCTCGCGCGTGACTCCGAGGTCTGGCGGCGCGAGCACGTGGCCGTCGCCGATGGCGTTCCCGCCGGGGCGAGCCGCGAGGAGCTCCACCCCGCCGCTCGCCTGGCGGCCGAGACCTGA
- a CDS encoding TetR/AcrR family transcriptional regulator, which translates to MARTTKSERPPDGGDPAAVRGRILDAAFAAFMKSGYAATSTLEIARRARASKRELYALVGNKQEMLIACITERARRLEVPADVPAPGDREALAQVLASFGTQLVREISDPAVVAVFRLAIAEAIQAPEVARTLDSIGREASRTALREVMARARKAGLLDGRPAELAEQFSGLLWRDLLLSLLLGVAERPNAREIAERARDAAAAFLQLHPAVASPAKGGGG; encoded by the coding sequence ATGGCCAGGACCACGAAGTCGGAACGGCCCCCGGACGGGGGCGATCCAGCCGCGGTGCGCGGGCGCATCCTCGACGCCGCCTTCGCGGCGTTCATGAAGAGCGGCTACGCCGCGACCAGCACGCTCGAGATCGCCAGGCGCGCGCGCGCTTCGAAGCGAGAGCTGTACGCGCTGGTCGGCAACAAGCAGGAGATGCTGATCGCCTGCATCACCGAGCGCGCCAGGCGACTGGAGGTGCCGGCCGATGTGCCCGCGCCAGGCGACCGCGAGGCCCTGGCGCAGGTGCTGGCGTCCTTCGGGACGCAGCTCGTCCGGGAGATCAGCGATCCAGCGGTCGTCGCGGTGTTTCGACTCGCGATAGCCGAGGCCATCCAGGCGCCCGAGGTGGCGCGGACGCTGGACTCCATCGGCCGCGAGGCGAGCCGCACCGCCTTGCGAGAGGTCATGGCCCGCGCTCGGAAGGCCGGGCTGCTCGACGGCCGCCCGGCCGAGCTGGCCGAGCAGTTCAGCGGGCTGCTGTGGCGCGACCTGCTGCTGAGCCTGCTGCTGGGCGTCGCCGAGCGCCCGAACGCCCGCGAGATCGCGGAACGTGCCCGTGACGCCGCGGCCGCTTTCCTCCAGCTTCACCCAGCCGTGGCGAGCCCGGCGAAGGGAGGGGGCGGTTGA
- a CDS encoding IPT/TIG domain-containing protein, giving the protein MNRRTRIPSPLVAAVSLAVAGALVFACGGSGGGGSSGDWYYHWSCNGDSGCLSTNPTGQASGTSGPISGGQVGCNELMTFGNKFWNIPPATQSCDNSSTGGGTDGGSDGGSGGGGTLSGPPTIGYATPSGAPGTKVAVAGTNLPTTASSGSVTICGANATIAANGTTANIAVVVPTVAAGSCALVVTTALGSATYPTFTVDNAHLPFQLVVDPSNVYWTEQEQGGSVKKVGINGGAVTTLATGLSQAMFIAQDASYVYWTESGGGTVKKVPKAGGTVTTLATGLKQPYAIAVYGGTVYFTEMSGSSVKSVPASATGPTTPTILTSDVSAANAIAVNGTGIYYFCTGNQLCRVGLSGGTGSAFSSVNDQGVSMAIDASQVYWGYRDLHRTTVAGGATTSYGVPYSQYDALAVNTSSLFFSDGYGNVFSVPLAGGTVTTLAPTSGAFMSLAADNTSVYWTDEAHASVKKVAATGGTVTVLATSPNVP; this is encoded by the coding sequence ATGAACCGTCGCACGCGGATCCCGTCGCCGCTCGTCGCTGCGGTCTCGCTCGCCGTCGCCGGCGCCCTCGTCTTCGCCTGCGGCGGCAGCGGAGGCGGCGGGAGCAGCGGCGACTGGTACTACCACTGGAGCTGCAACGGCGACTCCGGGTGCCTGAGCACCAATCCCACCGGGCAAGCCTCGGGCACCTCGGGGCCGATCTCCGGCGGCCAGGTCGGCTGCAACGAGCTGATGACCTTCGGGAACAAGTTCTGGAACATCCCTCCGGCGACCCAGTCCTGTGACAACTCGTCGACCGGGGGCGGCACCGACGGCGGAAGCGACGGCGGCAGCGGAGGCGGCGGCACGCTCTCCGGTCCGCCGACCATCGGCTATGCGACGCCCAGCGGCGCACCCGGCACGAAGGTCGCGGTCGCGGGAACGAACCTCCCGACCACGGCCTCCAGCGGCTCGGTCACCATCTGCGGCGCCAACGCCACGATCGCCGCGAACGGCACCACCGCGAACATCGCGGTGGTCGTCCCCACCGTCGCCGCAGGCAGCTGCGCGCTGGTCGTGACGACCGCGCTCGGCAGCGCGACCTATCCCACCTTCACGGTGGACAACGCGCACCTTCCGTTCCAGCTCGTCGTGGACCCGAGCAACGTCTACTGGACCGAGCAGGAGCAGGGCGGCAGCGTGAAGAAGGTGGGCATCAACGGCGGGGCGGTCACGACGCTCGCGACGGGCCTCAGCCAGGCGATGTTCATCGCTCAGGACGCGAGCTACGTGTACTGGACGGAGTCCGGAGGCGGCACCGTCAAGAAGGTCCCGAAGGCCGGCGGGACGGTGACGACGCTCGCCACGGGGTTGAAGCAGCCCTATGCCATCGCGGTCTACGGGGGGACCGTCTACTTCACGGAAATGTCGGGGTCCTCCGTGAAGAGCGTGCCGGCGAGCGCGACCGGGCCCACCACCCCGACCATCCTCACCAGCGACGTCTCGGCGGCCAACGCCATCGCGGTGAACGGCACCGGGATCTACTATTTCTGCACCGGCAACCAGCTCTGCAGGGTGGGCCTCAGCGGCGGCACCGGGTCGGCGTTCTCGTCGGTGAACGACCAGGGGGTCTCGATGGCCATCGACGCCTCCCAGGTGTACTGGGGGTACCGCGACCTCCATCGCACCACGGTCGCCGGGGGCGCAACCACCAGCTACGGCGTGCCGTACAGCCAGTACGACGCCCTGGCCGTCAACACGAGCAGCCTCTTCTTCTCCGACGGCTACGGGAACGTCTTCTCGGTGCCGCTCGCGGGAGGCACGGTGACCACGCTCGCGCCCACCTCCGGAGCGTTCATGTCGCTCGCCGCGGACAACACGAGCGTCTACTGGACGGACGAGGCCCACGCGAGCGTGAAGAAGGTCGCCGCGACCGGCGGAACCGTGACGGTCCTCGCCACCAGCCCGAACGTGCCGTAG
- a CDS encoding COG4705 family protein, translated as MEQAWSDRTSSKVPSVTLAFWVAKILATTVGETGGDALSMTLDLGYAVSTVIFLAFFCVSAGAQVASRRYHPAFYWAVVVATTTVGTTTSDYFDRTLGLGYVKSSAVLLCAVVLVLAVWRATTGAIAVDQVTSRKDELFYWVTILVSNTLGTALGDFVATSAGLGFERGAAVFAALLAVVAAAHFFTRIPGTLLFWAAYVLTRPLGATLGDTLTKPRQDGGLAFGRFTSSFLIAAAMVAVVALASRRRRPEATSAA; from the coding sequence ATGGAGCAGGCCTGGAGCGATCGCACCTCGAGCAAGGTCCCGAGCGTCACCTTGGCGTTCTGGGTGGCGAAGATCCTGGCGACCACCGTCGGCGAGACGGGCGGCGACGCCCTCTCGATGACGCTCGACCTCGGGTACGCCGTCAGCACGGTCATCTTCTTGGCGTTCTTCTGCGTGTCGGCGGGGGCCCAGGTCGCGTCGCGCCGCTACCACCCCGCCTTCTACTGGGCCGTCGTGGTCGCGACGACCACGGTCGGCACGACGACCTCCGACTACTTCGACCGCACGCTCGGGCTGGGGTACGTGAAGTCCTCGGCGGTGCTGCTCTGCGCCGTCGTCCTCGTGCTCGCGGTCTGGCGCGCCACGACCGGCGCCATCGCGGTGGACCAGGTCACCTCGCGGAAGGACGAGTTGTTCTACTGGGTGACGATCCTCGTCTCGAACACGCTCGGCACCGCGCTCGGCGACTTCGTCGCGACCAGCGCGGGACTCGGCTTCGAGCGCGGCGCCGCCGTGTTCGCCGCCCTGCTGGCGGTCGTCGCGGCGGCGCACTTCTTCACCCGGATCCCGGGGACGCTGCTCTTCTGGGCCGCGTATGTCCTCACGCGCCCGCTCGGCGCGACGCTGGGCGACACGCTGACGAAGCCGCGCCAGGACGGGGGGCTGGCGTTCGGCCGCTTCACCTCGTCGTTCCTCATCGCGGCGGCGATGGTCGCCGTGGTCGCGCTCGCCAGCCGGCGAAGGCGCCCGGAAGCTACGTCGGCAGCGTGA
- a CDS encoding YceI family protein, whose translation MTNTWDIDVSHSAIQFHVRHMVISKVHGRFAKWAGAIQLDPQDLTRSSVEVTIDAASIDTQVADRDTHLRSADFLDVAKYPQLTFRSRRIERAGDGYRVSGELELHGVKREVVLDAEFTGTGKDPWGNERAGFAAKTSLDRREFGLVWNAALEAGGVLVGEKVEITIELEAVKKVAGATQAA comes from the coding sequence ATGACGAACACCTGGGACATCGACGTCAGCCACTCCGCCATCCAGTTTCACGTGCGCCACATGGTCATCTCGAAGGTGCACGGCCGCTTCGCGAAGTGGGCCGGCGCGATCCAGCTCGACCCGCAGGACCTCACCCGCTCCTCGGTGGAGGTGACCATCGACGCCGCCTCGATCGACACGCAGGTGGCGGACCGCGACACGCACCTCCGCTCGGCCGACTTCCTCGACGTCGCGAAGTACCCCCAGCTCACCTTCCGCTCCCGGAGGATCGAGCGGGCCGGCGACGGCTACCGGGTGTCCGGCGAGCTCGAGCTGCACGGCGTGAAGCGCGAGGTGGTCCTCGACGCCGAGTTCACCGGCACGGGGAAGGACCCGTGGGGCAACGAGCGCGCCGGCTTCGCCGCCAAGACCTCGCTCGACCGCCGCGAGTTCGGGCTGGTCTGGAACGCGGCGCTCGAGGCGGGCGGCGTGCTCGTCGGCGAGAAGGTCGAGATCACCATCGAGCTGGAGGCCGTGAAGAAGGTCGCCGGCGCGACCCAGGCCGCGTAG
- a CDS encoding dicarboxylate/amino acid:cation symporter — translation MAPPQAAARRGFRISPTQQIMLGLVAGVLVGWLFPSAGVALKPVGQLFLRLIKMIVGPLVLTTLIAGIAGAGGKMVGRVGLKAILWFEAATTLALVVGLTGANLVQPGVGVGLATDAGAAGKLAKAKGAVDFVLEAFPVSIFDALARNDILQIVVFALFVGLAIGAAGEKAAAVKGLAESGAEVMFKVVGFVMRFAPLGVGAAMAATLGAKGIRVLIPLLKVVGTLYGCLAVFFALLFLAMWLLTRLHLRTFLAAIREPAVIAFTTTSSEAAMPRAMEAMERIGVPRSIVAFVMPAGYSFNLDGSTLYLSLAVMFVAQAAGLHLPLGEQLAIMGVLMLTTKGVAGVPRSSLVVLAGALTAFHLPLEGVAILLAIDELMDMGRSCVNVVGNCVATAVVAHWEKAIAPGALILGPGRLAVAEVPERRSAVGE, via the coding sequence ATGGCCCCTCCCCAGGCTGCCGCCCGGCGCGGCTTCCGCATCTCCCCCACGCAGCAGATCATGCTCGGCCTCGTCGCGGGCGTCCTCGTCGGCTGGCTCTTCCCGAGCGCCGGCGTCGCGCTCAAGCCCGTGGGCCAGCTGTTCCTCCGCCTCATCAAGATGATCGTCGGGCCGCTCGTCCTGACGACGCTCATCGCCGGGATCGCCGGCGCGGGCGGGAAGATGGTCGGCCGCGTCGGCCTCAAGGCGATCCTCTGGTTCGAGGCAGCCACGACCCTCGCGCTCGTGGTGGGACTGACCGGCGCGAACCTCGTCCAGCCCGGCGTCGGCGTCGGGCTCGCGACCGACGCCGGCGCGGCGGGCAAGCTGGCGAAGGCGAAGGGCGCCGTCGACTTCGTCCTCGAGGCGTTCCCGGTCTCGATCTTCGACGCGCTGGCGCGGAACGACATCCTCCAGATCGTCGTCTTCGCGCTCTTCGTCGGGCTCGCCATCGGCGCGGCCGGGGAGAAGGCGGCGGCGGTGAAGGGCCTCGCCGAGTCGGGCGCTGAGGTGATGTTCAAGGTCGTCGGCTTCGTGATGAGGTTCGCGCCCCTCGGGGTGGGCGCGGCCATGGCCGCGACGCTGGGCGCCAAGGGGATCCGGGTCCTCATTCCGCTGCTCAAGGTGGTCGGGACGCTCTACGGGTGCCTCGCCGTCTTCTTCGCCCTCCTGTTCCTGGCGATGTGGCTCCTCACGCGCCTCCACCTGCGGACCTTCCTCGCGGCCATCCGCGAGCCGGCGGTGATCGCCTTCACGACCACCTCGTCGGAGGCGGCCATGCCGCGGGCGATGGAGGCGATGGAGCGGATCGGCGTGCCGCGCTCGATCGTCGCCTTCGTGATGCCGGCGGGCTACTCCTTCAACCTCGACGGCTCGACCCTGTACCTCTCGCTGGCGGTGATGTTCGTGGCGCAGGCCGCCGGCCTGCACCTCCCGCTCGGCGAGCAGCTCGCCATCATGGGCGTGCTCATGCTCACGACCAAGGGCGTCGCGGGCGTGCCGCGCTCCTCGCTGGTCGTGCTCGCGGGGGCGCTCACCGCCTTCCACCTGCCGCTCGAGGGCGTCGCCATCCTGCTCGCCATCGACGAGCTCATGGACATGGGGCGCTCCTGCGTGAACGTGGTGGGGAACTGCGTCGCCACCGCGGTGGTCGCGCACTGGGAGAAGGCGATCGCCCCCGGCGCGCTCATCCTCGGTCCGGGCCGCCTCGCGGTCGCCGAGGTCCCGGAGCGCAGGAGCGCGGTCGGGGAGTGA
- a CDS encoding LysR family transcriptional regulator: MAFTPLNGLNAYLAVARRRSFAAAARDLGVSTSALSQSVRQLEARLGVTLLTRTSRTVALTEAGQRLLENAGPAVEQALESLKTVSARPGEVTGRVRLSVPSAAVALVARLLPRFLERHPRVEVEVLAENRFVNIVAEGVDAGIRLSESIERDMVQVRLADPGRFVVAGAPSYLARRGTPERPQDLLQHACLCIRMSTSGARYAWELERGKKAWRVPVEGPVTTNDPELMRLLAVAGTGLLYVFEPLIADDLRRGSLRLVLEPYAAAVPGFFLYFPSRAQVSPAFRAFVDVARAETAEARQRAR, translated from the coding sequence GTGGCCTTCACCCCGCTCAACGGCCTCAACGCCTACCTCGCGGTCGCGCGCCGCCGCAGCTTCGCGGCCGCGGCCCGGGACCTCGGCGTCTCCACCTCCGCGCTGAGCCAGTCCGTCCGGCAGCTCGAGGCGCGCCTCGGCGTGACGCTGCTCACGCGGACCTCGCGGACGGTGGCGCTCACCGAGGCGGGGCAGCGCCTGCTGGAGAACGCCGGCCCCGCGGTGGAGCAGGCGCTCGAGTCCCTCAAGACCGTGTCGGCCCGGCCTGGCGAGGTCACGGGCCGCGTCCGGCTCTCGGTGCCCAGCGCGGCGGTGGCGCTCGTCGCCCGGCTGCTGCCGCGCTTCCTGGAGCGGCATCCGCGGGTGGAGGTCGAGGTCCTGGCCGAGAACCGGTTCGTGAACATCGTCGCCGAGGGCGTCGACGCCGGCATCCGCCTGTCCGAGTCGATCGAGCGCGACATGGTGCAGGTCCGGCTCGCGGACCCGGGCCGCTTCGTCGTGGCGGGGGCTCCCTCGTATCTGGCGCGACGCGGCACCCCGGAGAGGCCCCAGGACCTGCTCCAGCACGCCTGCCTCTGCATCCGCATGTCCACCAGCGGCGCGCGCTACGCTTGGGAGCTCGAGCGCGGGAAGAAGGCGTGGCGCGTCCCGGTCGAAGGACCGGTGACGACGAACGACCCCGAGCTGATGCGACTCCTCGCGGTCGCCGGGACCGGCCTCCTCTACGTCTTCGAGCCGCTGATCGCGGACGACCTGCGCCGCGGGAGCCTGCGCCTCGTCCTCGAGCCGTACGCGGCAGCCGTGCCGGGGTTCTTCCTCTACTTCCCCAGCCGCGCCCAGGTGTCGCCTGCGTTCAGGGCGTTCGTGGACGTCGCTCGCGCGGAGACGGCCGAGGCGAGGCAGCGCGCGCGCTGA
- a CDS encoding NAD(P)-dependent alcohol dehydrogenase, whose translation MTHVKAYSAAGATSPLAATTIARRDPTPHDVQLEILFCGVCHSDLHTVRNEWSGVMPSVYPCVPGHEIVGRVKKVGAAVTRFAPGDLAAVGCLVDSDGTCPECQAGLEQFCPNGTLTYNGRDKHLGGVTYGGYSGGVVVDERFVLRVPSNLDLAGAAPLLCAGITTYSPMRHWGVTRGKKVGVVGLGGLGHMGVKFAHALGAHVVAFTTSPRKKEDALRLGADEVVVSRNADEMRKHAGSFDFILDAVSADHDINAYIQLLRRDGNITLVGAPEKPLPVSAFGLLMGRRSLSGSPIGGLRETQEMLDFCGEHGLTADVEVIPIQKINEAYERLLRSDVKYRFSIDMASLEAG comes from the coding sequence ATGACCCACGTGAAGGCTTACTCCGCAGCGGGCGCGACGTCGCCGCTCGCCGCCACCACGATCGCGCGGCGCGATCCCACCCCGCACGACGTGCAGCTCGAGATCCTCTTCTGCGGGGTCTGCCACTCCGATCTCCACACGGTCCGGAACGAGTGGAGCGGCGTGATGCCCTCCGTCTACCCCTGCGTCCCTGGCCACGAGATCGTCGGCCGCGTGAAGAAGGTGGGCGCCGCGGTCACCCGGTTCGCGCCCGGCGACCTGGCCGCGGTGGGCTGCCTGGTGGACTCCGACGGCACCTGCCCCGAGTGCCAGGCCGGCCTCGAGCAGTTCTGCCCGAACGGCACCCTCACCTACAACGGGCGCGACAAGCACCTCGGGGGCGTCACCTACGGCGGCTACTCCGGCGGCGTGGTCGTCGACGAGCGGTTCGTCCTACGCGTCCCGTCGAACCTCGACCTGGCGGGGGCCGCGCCGCTGCTCTGCGCGGGGATCACGACCTACTCGCCGATGCGTCACTGGGGCGTCACCCGGGGCAAGAAGGTGGGCGTGGTCGGACTGGGCGGCCTGGGGCACATGGGCGTGAAGTTCGCCCACGCGCTCGGGGCCCACGTCGTCGCCTTCACCACCTCGCCCCGCAAGAAGGAGGACGCGCTCCGCCTCGGCGCCGACGAGGTGGTCGTGTCGCGCAACGCGGACGAGATGCGCAAGCACGCCGGCAGCTTCGACTTCATCCTCGACGCCGTCTCCGCCGACCACGACATCAACGCGTACATCCAGCTCCTCCGCCGCGACGGCAACATCACCCTCGTCGGCGCGCCGGAGAAGCCCCTCCCCGTCTCCGCCTTCGGCCTCCTCATGGGACGTCGCAGCCTGTCCGGCTCGCCCATCGGCGGCCTCCGCGAGACGCAGGAGATGCTCGACTTCTGCGGCGAGCACGGCCTCACGGCGGACGTCGAGGTCATCCCCATCCAGAAGATCAACGAGGCGTACGAGCGGCTGCTCAGGTCGGACGTGAAGTACCGCTTCTCCATCGACATGGCCTCGCTGGAGGCCGGGTAG
- the ptsP gene encoding phosphoenolpyruvate--protein phosphotransferase has product MLRGTAVSPGIARGVAFVITCGNRAPAPRRRIQASELEGERLRFDGALDRAEAELVTLQRDVLERIGPTQADIFGAQALVVRDPGLRDGVLRAMGEKLVNVEAALSDFIDAQTRDLEAVRDGYIRERAADVRDVGRRILSALIEQRGTGCLEIPPDAVVVTEELLPSVTARLEVSRARGFVTERGSRFSHSSILARSLGTPAVAAVPEASRKIRTGDQVIVDGLAGIVFVNPERSVEREYDRLQAELGGQKERLRHLVDLPSTTADGTAIPLLANVNKLADTEAALLYRAEGVGLYRTEFQFTIRDRFPAEDEQYEFLARSAERLHPRRLVLRLLDLGGDKTLPYFPLPASRNPSLAQRGIGLLLEHVDVLRAQLRAFLRVSADHPISILLPVVRGLEDVRRARDVVRQVQRELSEAGRRFDAEAPLGAMIELPSAALMARSLLREVDFLSLGTNDLVQYVLAADREDGGVAPSYHPLHPAVLQLIRSVAEAASSAGRELTICGEMAGDPTLTALLLGLGLRQFSVAPGELLEVKDAIRRVRLDAAEELARRALELGTVAEIVALLGATGR; this is encoded by the coding sequence ATGCTCCGCGGCACGGCCGTATCTCCGGGGATCGCCCGAGGGGTAGCGTTCGTCATCACCTGCGGCAACCGGGCTCCCGCGCCGCGCCGCCGCATCCAGGCCTCGGAGCTGGAGGGCGAGCGCCTGCGCTTCGACGGGGCGCTGGACCGGGCCGAGGCGGAGCTGGTGACGCTCCAGCGGGACGTGCTGGAGAGGATCGGCCCCACCCAGGCCGACATCTTCGGCGCCCAGGCGCTCGTCGTGCGGGACCCCGGCCTGCGCGACGGCGTCCTCCGGGCGATGGGCGAGAAGCTCGTCAACGTGGAGGCGGCGCTCTCGGACTTCATCGACGCCCAGACGCGCGACCTCGAAGCCGTCCGGGACGGCTACATCAGGGAGCGGGCGGCCGACGTGCGCGACGTCGGCCGCCGCATCCTGTCGGCCCTGATCGAGCAGCGAGGCACCGGCTGCCTGGAGATCCCTCCGGACGCCGTCGTCGTGACGGAGGAGCTGCTGCCGTCCGTCACCGCCCGCCTCGAGGTGAGCCGCGCGCGGGGGTTCGTGACCGAGCGCGGCAGCAGGTTCTCGCACAGCTCGATCCTGGCGCGCTCGCTCGGCACCCCGGCGGTCGCCGCGGTGCCGGAGGCGTCGCGGAAGATCAGGACCGGCGACCAGGTCATCGTGGACGGCCTCGCGGGCATCGTGTTCGTCAACCCGGAGCGATCGGTCGAACGCGAGTACGACCGGCTGCAGGCCGAGCTCGGCGGCCAAAAGGAGAGGCTGCGGCACCTCGTCGACCTCCCTTCGACCACGGCGGACGGGACGGCCATCCCGCTGCTCGCCAACGTCAACAAGCTGGCCGACACGGAGGCCGCGCTCCTCTATCGGGCCGAGGGCGTCGGGCTCTACCGGACCGAGTTCCAGTTCACCATCCGCGACCGCTTCCCGGCCGAGGACGAGCAGTACGAGTTCCTCGCGCGCTCGGCGGAGCGCCTCCACCCGCGCCGGCTGGTGCTCCGGCTGCTGGATCTGGGTGGCGACAAGACCCTGCCGTACTTTCCGCTGCCAGCGTCCCGCAACCCCTCGCTGGCTCAGCGGGGCATCGGGCTCCTGCTCGAGCACGTGGACGTCCTGAGGGCTCAGCTGCGCGCCTTCCTGCGGGTGAGCGCGGACCATCCGATCTCGATCCTGCTCCCCGTCGTGCGTGGGCTGGAGGACGTGCGGCGAGCGCGCGACGTCGTGCGTCAGGTTCAGCGCGAGCTCTCCGAGGCGGGGAGGCGCTTCGACGCCGAGGCGCCGCTCGGCGCCATGATCGAGCTGCCGTCGGCGGCCTTGATGGCGCGGAGCCTGTTGCGCGAGGTCGACTTCCTCAGCCTCGGGACGAACGATCTCGTGCAGTACGTGCTCGCGGCGGACCGCGAGGACGGGGGCGTCGCTCCGAGCTACCACCCGCTGCACCCGGCGGTCCTGCAGCTGATCCGCTCGGTGGCGGAGGCGGCGAGCAGCGCCGGCCGCGAGCTCACCATCTGCGGCGAGATGGCCGGCGATCCCACCCTCACCGCCCTGCTGCTCGGCCTGGGGCTGCGTCAGTTCAGCGTCGCGCCCGGTGAGCTGCTGGAGGTGAAGGACGCCATCCGCAGGGTGCGACTCGACGCGGCGGAGGAGCTGGCCCGCAGGGCCCTGGAGCTGGGGACCGTCGCCGAGATCGTGGCGCTCCTCGGCGCGACAGGACGGTGA